The bacterium region CCACCCCGGAGTGGGAGGCGCTGCAGGCCGTCTGCGAGCAGAGTCCCCTGCGAACGGAGCTCCACGTCCTGTGCTCGCAGGACGTGGTCCAGCAGGCCGTGCAGGCCTCTGGTGACGCCGACGTCCATGTGAGCTTCGTGCCAGACTCGAACGAAGAGCTCGTGCGGCGCATCGCGGAGTCGGAGCCTCACCTGCTCCACATCTTCAGCCACGGCTCGTCGGGCTATGGCTCGGGGTACCTCGAGATTGCGACGCGCGAGCTGATGGGCGCCCCCTCGCAGCTCCTCTACCTCGAGCCCGACGAGCTGAGCCGCGCCACTCGCAACGCCTGGCTCGTCGTGCTGAACGCCTGCCAGGGGGCGGAGCCCGGCACCGACGCGCGCTCGGTGGTCTCGGCCCTGGTGCGAAACGGCACGCCCGCCGCGATCGGGATGCGCCAGGAGATCGACGTCCACGACGCGCACGTCTTCTGCGAGGCGCTCTACCGCGAGGTGTTGCATCGCGTCGAGACGCTCCCGGAAGGCCAGCCCACCGAGATCGACTGGAGCTCGGCCGTGCGGACCGCCCGGGCAAGGCTGTGCAGCGGCCACGGCATGCCAACCACCCAGGCCGCCTGTATCCGCAAGGAGTGGAGCCTGCCCGTCCTCTATCTGCGGCCCGAGCCGCTCGAGGTGCGGCGCCTCGCGGAGGGGGCGGCCGGCGCGGCCGTTCCCGACGAGGACGCGCGGGCCGAGCGCCTGGCCGAGGTGAACTCGCTGCAGGCCCTGCTGGCTCTCGCCGAGACGGGCCGCGCCGGCGCCGGCCGCGCGGAGTTCGAGGACCAGGTGAGGGCGAGGATCTCCGACCTGCAGGCCGAGATCGAAGCCATGGGGGGATGACGCGCTATGCCTCTGCCCAACACGCTGCGCGTCAACGCCTTCCTCGGTGACGCGCCGGCCGGCGCGTCGGCGCTGGGGCCGGCTCTCGGGGCGCGCCTGGTCGCGCCCATCGAGAAGGCGCGCGCCGACCTCGCGCCGGAAGCGCTGGCGAACGAGAGCGACTGG contains the following coding sequences:
- a CDS encoding CHAT domain-containing protein, with amino-acid sequence MEGVARARCRAGLRQARERRHRDAERARRGRGPALRPQSAEGWRGVVTRVMLGLGLHNDTDVTVRVEEPAELADQYGSTDLDVDMHSAPFNDFDALVAPQNGNEIVRRVGEALYARLAQNAGVAKALTDAAATVPGQRVPVFVRISPGNEADALPWETLFHPQASFLSLDDRWPVARVAGYGGRVERELLDFNEPLRITAVLAARDRDATPEWEALQAVCEQSPLRTELHVLCSQDVVQQAVQASGDADVHVSFVPDSNEELVRRIAESEPHLLHIFSHGSSGYGSGYLEIATRELMGAPSQLLYLEPDELSRATRNAWLVVLNACQGAEPGTDARSVVSALVRNGTPAAIGMRQEIDVHDAHVFCEALYREVLHRVETLPEGQPTEIDWSSAVRTARARLCSGHGMPTTQAACIRKEWSLPVLYLRPEPLEVRRLAEGAAGAAVPDEDARAERLAEVNSLQALLALAETGRAGAGRAEFEDQVRARISDLQAEIEAMGG